In Oryza brachyantha chromosome 2, ObraRS2, whole genome shotgun sequence, a single window of DNA contains:
- the LOC102711408 gene encoding uncharacterized protein LOC102711408 — MNNGFAEIIRRGNQPLMDSSVVVIMGHSVASYTLDSHGQSSSCMDHLDSSMQNSIHGRRGNRRSNHGVSAKDDGCGLVLGLSPSPDTGNAAPARRSKAPPATLFRQSFSFTEPGMLSLGLHRGGNGGTIQHLEAPAGNIISFAAAATAVDEGSTSARRSSGGYMPSLLFAPRPSLSAPEEAHDLVDHTDNTVSGGAYHARRRLQLSPEPSATMTESSFGVSSDVVTVATNPVQPAAQPQRRHPKKCRFKGCSKGARGASGLCIAHGGGQRCQKPGCHKGAESRTAYCKAHGGGRRCMQLGCTKSAEGKTDHCIAHGGGRRCGHQGCPKAARGKSGRCIKHGGGKRCSVEGCIRSAEGRVGLCISHGGGRRCQFPDCRKGAQGSTLYCKAHGGGKRCVFDGCMKGAEGSTPLCKAHGGGKRCMFEGGGLCPKSVHGGTSFCVAHGGGKRCTVAGCTKSARGRTNCCVKHGGGKRCKVDGCAKSAQGSTEFCKAHGGGKRCTWATGCEKFARGRSGLCAAHGTLMAAQQRRGGGGGGSGGSMIGPGLFHGLVAMNNGYSSSGVSTVSESDCDVTPVATTMPELIPPQVLVPNSMKSSCSSAPPPPPPPSSSGRGRERGGIAVPEGRVHGGGLLSLLGGSFRNVDVDKL, encoded by the coding sequence ATGAACAACGGTTTTGCTGAAATCATTCGGCGTGGAAACCAGCCTCTGATGGATAGTTCTGTGGTTGTGATAATGGGACACTCTGTAGCAAGCTACACTTTGGACAGCCATGGACAGAGCTCGTCTTGCATGGACCACCTGGATTCATCGATGCAGAACAGTATCCATGGAAGGAGAGGTAACCGGAGGTCGAACCATGGGGTGTCTGCGAAAGATGACGGCTGCGGGCTGGTTCTTGGATTGAGTCCGTCGCCGGACACTGGCAACGCTGCGCCGGCGCGCAGGTCGaaagcgccgccggcgacgttgTTCAGGCAGAGCTTCTCCTTCACCGAGCCAGGGATGCTGAGCCTTGGGCTTCATCGGGGAGGTAATGGTGGGACGATTCAGCACCTGGAAGCGCCTGCTGGCAACATCATCTCCTTcgctgctgccgccaccgCGGTCGACGAAGGctcgacgtcggcgaggaggagctccggtGGGTACATGCCGTCGCTGCTCTTCGCGCCTCGGCCCAGCCTGTCTGCTCCTGAAGAGGCGCATGATCTGGTAGATCACACGGACAACACCGTCAGTGGTGGCGCTTACCATGCGCGGCGTCGCCTTCAGCTCAGCCCTGAGCCTTCGGCGACCATGACGGAGAGCTCGTTTGGTGTGAGCTCCGATGTGGTCACGGTGGCAACCAATCCTGTGCAGCCGGCGGCGCAACCGCAGCGGCGGCATCCGAAGAAGTGCAGGTTCAAAGGGTGCTCCAAGGGCGCGAGAGGTGCGTCGGGGCTGTGCATCGCCCATGGCGGCGGGCAGAGGTGCCAGAAGCCCGGGTGCCACAAGGGCGCCGAGAGCCGCACGGCCTACTGCAAGGCCCATGGAGGTGGCCGCCGGTGCATGCAGCTCGGCTGCACCAAGAGCGCCGAGGGGAAGACGGATCACTGCATcgcccacggcggcggccgccggtgcGGGCACCAAGGCTGCCCGAAAGCCGCGCGGGGCAAGTCCGGGAGGTGCATCAAGCACGGCGGAGGGAAGAGGTGTTCGGTGGAGGGTTGCATCCGGAGCGCCGAGGGGAGGGTCGGGCTCTGCATctcccatggcggcggccggcggtgcCAGTTCCCGGACTGCCGCAAGGGGGCGCAGGGCAGCACGCTCTACTGCaaggcgcacggcggcggcaagaggTGCGTGTTCGACGGATGCATGAAGGGCGCGGAGGGCAGCACGCCGCTGTGCaaggcgcacggcggcgggaagcGGTGCATGTTCGAAGGCGGCGGCCTCTGCCCCAAGAGCGTCCACGGGGGCACCAGCTTCTgcgtggcgcacggcggcgggaagcGGTGCACGGTGGCCGGCTGCACCAAGAGCGCCCGCGGGCGCACCAACTGCTGCGTgaagcacggcggcggcaagcgcTGCAAGGTCGACGGCTGCGCCAAGAGCGCGCAGGGCAGCACCGAGTTCTGCAAggcccacggcggcggcaagcggTGCACGTGGGCCACCGGCTGCGAGAAGTTCGCCCGCGGGAGGAGCGGCCTCTGCGCCGCGCACGGCACGCTGATGGCCGCACAGcagcgtcgcggcggcggcggcggcggcagtggtgGGAGCATGATCGGTCCTGGCCTCTTCCACGGCCTCGTCGCCATGAACAACGGgtactcctcctccggcgtcaGCACGGTGTCAGAGTCAGACTGCGACGTCACTCCGGTGGCCACGACGATGCCCGAGCTGATACCTCCTCAGGTGCTGGTTCCCAACTCTATGAAGTCGTCTtgctcgtcggcgccgccaccgccgccgccgccgtcgtcgtcgggcaggggcagagagagaggagggatcGCCGTTCCCGAGGGGAgggtgcacggcggcggcctcctgtCGCTTCTTGGCGGGAGTTTCAGGAACGTCGACGTCGACAAGCTCTGA